The following are encoded together in the Lathyrus oleraceus cultivar Zhongwan6 chromosome 3, CAAS_Psat_ZW6_1.0, whole genome shotgun sequence genome:
- the LOC127126244 gene encoding UBP1-associated protein 2C produces MENLNHGESSSNEEIRSRIGLLRKPQLVDLLCTLAFQHPSIAQEIKTVTTVHDAPLHRKLFVRPLSTITSSQTLRHAFEEYGEIEEAIVIRDRVTRISKNYGFVTYRDIESVHDALREPRKAIDGIVTVCDVARERKTSSDPESDSSLRRNLYVGDLPGGVTSENLLRDFQKHGEIEKAVVIGRYGFVTFATAEAAKKAIDYNTLHPTFAQGRKRIVNYAHWQSSRPPLSTSPSREYEQSENAYDDSPPPYPRLFTADSPYPRVYAMTDRFGNQYYYDYSYPY; encoded by the exons ATGGAAAACTTGAACCATGGTGAATCTTCTTCCAATGAAGAGATTCGAAGTCGCATAGGACTTCTTCGCAAACCTCAACTCGTTGATCTTCTTTGTACACT AGCCTTCCAACATCCTTCAATCGCACAAGAAATCAAAACTGTTACGACCGTTCATGACGCGCCTCTCCATCGAAAGCTTTTCGTTCGTCCCTTGTCGACCATTACAAGCTCACAAACTTTACGTCAT GCGTTTGAAGAGTATGGAGAAATTGAGGAAGCGATTGTGATTCGTGATAGAGTCACAAGAATATCCAAGAACTATGGATTTGTTACTTACAGAGATATTGAATCAGTTCATGATGCATTGAGAGAACCTAGGAAAGCTATTGAT GGAATAGTGACTGTATGTGATGTAGCTCGTGAGCGGAAAACTAGTAGTGATCCTGAATCTGATTCTTCCCTGAGGAGGAATCTTTATGTTGGAGATTTACCAGGAGGAGTGACAAGTGAAAATCTGCTCAGGGATTTTCAGAAGCATGGTGAAATAGAGAAAGCAGTTGTAAT TGGTAGATATGGATTCGTTACATTCGCGACAGCAGAGGCTGCAAAGAAGGCTATAGATTACAACACTCTTCAT CCAACATTTGCTCAAGGGAGAAAAAGGATTGTAAACTATGCTCATTGGCAGAGCAGTCGGCCGCCTTTAAGTACGAGTCCAAGTCGGGAATACGAGCAGTCTGAAAATGCTTATGATGATTCTCCACCTCCTTATCCAAGACTATTCACTGCAGATTCTCCTTATCCTCGTGTTTATGCAATGACAGACAGATTTGGGAACCAGTATTACTATGACTATTCATATCCCTACTAA
- the LOC127130392 gene encoding secreted RxLR effector protein 161-like, producing MKNIPYASVVGSLMYAQVCTRPDIPFAVGILGRYQSNLGMDYWKAAKKVLRYLKGTKDYMLMYRQTDNLDVIGYSDSDFAGCVDSRKSTSGYIFMMTDGAISWRSTKKTLVANSTMKLTAVFMAKNNKSGSRSKHIDIKYLAIRERVKDKIVVINHISTDLMILIL from the exons atgaagaacattcCATATGCTTCTGTTGTTGGAAGTCTTATGTATGCTCAAGTATGCACAAGGCCTGACATTCCATTTGCCGTTGGAATCTTAGGAAGATATCAGAGTAATCTAGGTATGGATTACTGGAAAGCTGCAAAGAAGGTGTTGAgatatcttaaaggaacaaaagatTACATGCTAATGTATAGGCAGACGGACAATCTTGATGTGATCGGCTATTCAGACTCCGACTTTGCTGGTTGTGTTGATTCTCGTAAATCAACATCGGGATATATTTTTATGATGACTGATGGAGCTATTTCATGGAGAAGTACTAAGAAAACCTTGGTTGCTAATTCTACTATGAAGTTAA CAGCTGTCTTTATGGCTAAGAACAATAAAAGTGGaagtcgaagcaagcacatcgacaTAAAGTATTTAGCCATTAGAGAAAGAGTTAAAGATAAAATAGTAGTTATTAATCATATTAGTACTGATTTAATGATACTGATCCTTTGA